The following proteins are co-located in the Labrys monachus genome:
- a CDS encoding efflux transporter outer membrane subunit produces MSTALAGCAVGPDYRQPSLAVPATWGNAKQAKPSRPPELAEWWRRLNDPLLNALIRDAVAGNLDVATTKAKIREARASYREAVGALQPSLDGSGSATRNKTAASQTGVGSTYNQFQAGFDASWELDLFGANHRAAEAARYGVDAAEQDLRSTLLTAIGDVASNYVQARGYQARIALARRTAASQRETEALTRTKFEIGASSAVDAANAAGQAASTEADIPTLETSFAEAVHRLSVLTGRPPAALAERLRKSVPIPRPKWPMPVGVPADILLSRPDVRLAERQYAQYTAKIGEAEAARYPSVSLTGSIATTGLKLGDVGKSSSISWSFGPTLTVPIFNGGQLQAAVDVARAQRDQYFIAYRSAVLSALEDVENAIVALAQERIRVGKLDVSAQNYRKAASLGRSLYQSGSQSFLDLLEAERSLYSAEDSLIQSQVAIATDYIALNKALGGGWSGAIDASKPEVIDVNTGPHQAPSIASSTQAAIEN; encoded by the coding sequence ATGAGCACAGCTCTCGCCGGCTGTGCCGTCGGGCCCGATTATCGGCAGCCTTCGCTGGCTGTCCCCGCCACATGGGGGAATGCGAAGCAGGCCAAGCCGTCCCGGCCGCCCGAACTCGCCGAATGGTGGCGGCGGCTGAACGATCCGCTTCTGAATGCGCTGATCCGCGACGCCGTGGCGGGCAATCTGGATGTCGCCACGACAAAGGCCAAGATCCGCGAGGCCCGCGCGAGCTACCGGGAGGCCGTCGGCGCGCTGCAGCCGTCGCTCGACGGCTCGGGCTCCGCGACGCGCAACAAGACGGCTGCTTCGCAGACGGGTGTGGGAAGCACCTATAATCAGTTCCAGGCGGGCTTCGATGCCAGCTGGGAACTCGACCTGTTCGGCGCCAACCACCGTGCCGCCGAGGCGGCCCGTTACGGCGTGGATGCGGCAGAGCAAGATCTGCGCTCCACGCTGCTCACGGCGATCGGCGACGTCGCCTCCAATTATGTCCAGGCGCGTGGCTATCAGGCCCGCATCGCGCTCGCCCGCCGCACCGCCGCGTCGCAACGCGAGACAGAGGCGCTCACCCGCACCAAGTTCGAGATCGGGGCGTCCTCGGCCGTCGACGCCGCCAACGCGGCCGGCCAGGCGGCGAGCACGGAAGCCGACATCCCCACGCTGGAGACCTCCTTTGCCGAGGCGGTGCACCGGCTGTCGGTGCTGACCGGCCGGCCCCCGGCGGCGCTGGCCGAGCGGCTGCGCAAGTCCGTTCCCATTCCACGGCCGAAATGGCCGATGCCGGTCGGCGTTCCCGCCGACATTCTACTCTCCCGCCCCGATGTGCGGCTCGCCGAGCGCCAATATGCGCAGTACACCGCCAAGATCGGCGAAGCGGAGGCGGCGCGCTATCCCAGCGTCAGCCTCACAGGCAGCATCGCCACGACGGGCCTGAAGCTCGGCGATGTCGGCAAGAGCTCGTCGATCAGCTGGTCGTTCGGGCCGACGCTCACGGTTCCCATCTTCAACGGCGGCCAGCTCCAGGCTGCCGTCGACGTGGCACGCGCCCAGCGGGACCAGTATTTTATCGCCTATCGCTCCGCCGTGCTGAGTGCGCTCGAAGATGTCGAGAACGCCATCGTCGCGCTCGCGCAGGAGCGCATCAGGGTCGGCAAGCTGGATGTGTCGGCACAGAACTATCGCAAGGCCGCCTCGCTCGGCCGGTCGCTCTATCAATCCGGCTCGCAGAGTTTTCTGGATCTGCTGGAGGCGGAGCGCTCCCTCTATTCGGCCGAGGACTCCCTGATCCAGAGCCAGGTTGCCATCGCCACCGACTATATCGCGCTCAACAAGGCGCTGGGCGGGGGATGGAGCGGCGCTATCGACGCCTCGAAGCCGGAAGTCATCGACGTCAATACGGGCCCGCATCAGGCGCCTTCCATTGCTTCCTCCACCCAAGCCGCCATAGAGAACTGA
- a CDS encoding TetR/AcrR family transcriptional regulator, which yields MLVSIAGDRDEPAAEHLEKQEEQAFSASARAGARRGRPKRMSDAERAVAIARRARELFLEKGYARTTMEDIVARCRISKATLYRLFPGKTEVFGAVIEDHRHDMLALPGDYDDLPVDEALARIFRIDIEAEADRERMALIRFVVVEGREFPELGALLRERGADRSRQELAGWLERQKARGRIDLPDAHDAAKALMDLVFGALVLKPQADFGWPERQERIRYLRNCLGMFTRGILPR from the coding sequence ATGCTGGTGTCAATCGCAGGGGATCGTGACGAGCCCGCCGCCGAGCACCTGGAGAAGCAGGAAGAGCAGGCCTTTTCCGCATCCGCCCGAGCGGGCGCGCGACGCGGCCGGCCCAAGCGGATGTCCGACGCGGAGCGGGCGGTGGCCATCGCACGCCGGGCGCGCGAATTGTTCCTCGAGAAGGGCTACGCCCGCACGACGATGGAGGACATCGTCGCCCGTTGCCGCATCTCGAAGGCCACCCTCTACCGTCTCTTCCCCGGCAAGACCGAGGTCTTCGGCGCAGTCATAGAAGATCATCGCCATGACATGCTGGCCCTGCCGGGGGACTATGACGACCTCCCGGTCGACGAGGCGCTCGCCCGCATATTCCGCATCGACATCGAGGCCGAAGCCGATCGCGAGCGCATGGCGCTGATCCGCTTCGTGGTCGTCGAGGGGCGAGAGTTTCCCGAGTTGGGCGCTCTCCTGCGCGAGCGGGGAGCGGACCGGTCGCGCCAGGAACTGGCCGGGTGGCTGGAACGGCAGAAGGCCAGGGGCCGCATCGACCTGCCCGATGCCCATGATGCGGCCAAGGCTTTGATGGACCTGGTGTTCGGTGCGCTCGTCCTGAAACCCCAGGCCGACTTCGGCTGGCCCGAGCGTCAGGAACGCATCCGCTACCTGCGCAACTGCCTGGGCATGTTCACCCGGGGAATTCTTCCGCGCTGA
- a CDS encoding gamma-glutamyltransferase, translating into MLIADPFASMHRPVLSGQGGAVSAAHPLAVAAGQEMLTDGGSAVDALVAAQAVLCVLAPDACGLGGDALCLVRSADGVVTAVNGTGAAPLAMTQADNDGGNSVTVPGIVDAWVTMNGRWGKLPLERLLRPAVRLAREGIVIGAGLTAVFADHAARLAKGGAEAWPMAKAAAGTRVKQEALAGLLEAIGASGRAAFYDGAMADHIAAAAARTGGTLHGDDLRRHHTMVLPPLTTLWRGRTLHVQPPVSQGVLLSMALAGEERLGTLGTGRQDPAAQRDHIGVELTESSFAYRDRAGEGRALLDMPLPVDVDKASRKGGPRAYLHTAGVAVSDAAGMTVSSLVSVFDSFGSAVFVPEGGFTLNNRAAGFTAAPNDGAGGKRPIHTLAPMLIESADACVAMATPGADGQVQTLLQVLSAIFVEGVDIAAAIARPRWRSENSRLLVERSHPHLAGLEAFGHDVVPIDDGDLRFGAIVCAGIEGGRPFCCSDWRRDTWSGVV; encoded by the coding sequence ATGCTGATCGCCGATCCCTTCGCTTCCATGCACCGGCCCGTCCTGTCCGGCCAGGGCGGTGCGGTGTCCGCCGCCCATCCCCTCGCCGTGGCGGCGGGACAGGAGATGCTGACGGACGGCGGCTCCGCCGTCGACGCCCTCGTCGCGGCACAGGCGGTGCTCTGCGTGCTGGCTCCCGATGCCTGCGGCCTCGGCGGCGATGCGCTCTGCCTCGTGCGGTCGGCCGACGGCGTCGTGACGGCCGTCAACGGCACCGGCGCCGCGCCGCTGGCGATGACGCAGGCGGACAATGACGGCGGCAACAGCGTGACCGTGCCCGGCATCGTCGATGCCTGGGTCACGATGAACGGCCGCTGGGGCAAGCTTCCGCTGGAGCGCCTGCTTCGGCCCGCCGTCCGGCTTGCGCGCGAGGGCATCGTCATCGGCGCCGGCCTGACGGCGGTGTTTGCCGATCATGCGGCGCGGCTGGCGAAAGGCGGGGCCGAAGCCTGGCCGATGGCCAAGGCCGCCGCGGGCACGCGGGTGAAGCAGGAGGCGCTGGCCGGCCTGCTCGAGGCGATCGGGGCCTCGGGCCGCGCCGCCTTCTATGACGGCGCCATGGCCGACCATATCGCCGCCGCCGCGGCGCGGACCGGCGGAACGCTGCACGGCGACGACCTGCGGCGCCACCACACGATGGTCCTCCCGCCGCTGACGACGCTGTGGCGCGGGCGCACCCTGCATGTCCAGCCGCCGGTGTCGCAGGGGGTGCTGCTGTCGATGGCGCTGGCCGGCGAGGAGCGGCTCGGCACGCTCGGCACCGGGCGGCAGGACCCGGCTGCCCAACGGGACCATATCGGCGTCGAACTCACGGAGAGCAGCTTCGCCTATCGCGACCGGGCGGGCGAGGGCCGCGCCCTGCTCGACATGCCGCTCCCGGTCGATGTCGACAAGGCGAGCCGCAAGGGCGGGCCGCGTGCCTATCTCCATACCGCGGGTGTCGCCGTGTCCGATGCCGCGGGCATGACCGTCTCCTCGCTGGTCAGCGTCTTCGACAGTTTCGGCTCGGCGGTGTTCGTCCCCGAAGGCGGCTTCACCCTCAACAACCGGGCCGCGGGCTTCACCGCGGCTCCCAATGACGGCGCTGGCGGCAAACGGCCGATCCACACGCTGGCGCCCATGCTGATCGAAAGCGCGGACGCCTGCGTGGCGATGGCGACGCCGGGAGCCGACGGGCAGGTCCAGACCTTGTTGCAGGTCCTGTCCGCGATCTTCGTCGAGGGCGTGGACATTGCGGCGGCGATCGCCAGGCCGCGCTGGCGCAGCGAGAATTCGCGGTTGCTGGTCGAGAGGTCCCACCCCCATCTCGCCGGCCTGGAGGCGTTCGGCCACGATGTCGTGCCGATCGACGACGGCGACCTGCGCTTCGGTGCGATCGTCTGCGCCGGCATCGAGGGCGGGCGGCCCTTCTGCTGCTCGGACTGGCGGCGCGACACATGGTCCGGCGTGGTGTGA